In Bradyrhizobium guangxiense, the following are encoded in one genomic region:
- a CDS encoding glycosyltransferase family 4 protein has translation MSPISTAAAIVGIGEVARRIYQDQFPHQQTFNIPYHCDIEEFHRIERPKRPEGPLTFLFCGQMIARKGLDVLLAAFDRLVLSGHDATLRLVGREAELPEMLRQVDAKTKSRIDYLGFQPPGRLPEFFAGNDVFVLPSRHDGWGVVVNQALATGIPVICSDNVGAAMDLVKPGVNGLLVKAGDVDSLAAALRQVAERPAVLDEWSRNARETSRDLTPEAGAAKWVRVFDSLARSGNDRS, from the coding sequence ATGAGTCCGATCTCGACGGCCGCAGCGATCGTCGGCATCGGCGAAGTTGCCAGGCGCATCTACCAGGACCAGTTTCCGCATCAACAGACCTTCAACATTCCCTATCATTGCGACATCGAGGAATTTCATCGCATCGAGCGGCCCAAGCGGCCGGAAGGTCCGCTGACATTTCTGTTCTGTGGGCAGATGATCGCGCGCAAGGGGCTCGATGTCCTGCTCGCAGCTTTCGACCGCCTGGTGCTGTCAGGACATGACGCCACGCTGCGTCTCGTCGGCCGGGAAGCTGAGCTTCCCGAGATGCTGCGCCAGGTCGATGCGAAGACCAAAAGCCGCATCGACTATCTCGGTTTTCAACCTCCCGGGCGGCTGCCCGAGTTCTTCGCCGGCAACGACGTGTTCGTGCTGCCGAGCCGGCATGACGGCTGGGGTGTCGTCGTCAACCAGGCGCTGGCCACAGGGATCCCGGTGATCTGCTCCGACAATGTGGGGGCGGCGATGGATCTGGTGAAGCCGGGCGTCAACGGCCTTCTGGTCAAGGCGGGAGACGTCGACAGCCTTGCGGCTGCGCTTCGGCAGGTGGCGGAAAGGCCGGCGGTGCTCGACGAGTGGAGCAGGAACGCGCGGGAAACGTCTCGCGACCTGACCCCCGAAGCCGGCGCCGCAAAGTGGGTCCGCGTGTTCGACAGCTTGGCGCGAAGCGGGAACGATCGGTCGTAG
- a CDS encoding glycosyltransferase family 4 protein yields MKILLVSSGSGSRGGGEIFLLYLGRALAARGHSIMTWMPTHRRMDELASQCAEFSQVIRADYVNTYDHRSRSLATLFNAKQTNAIARQWRALAPDVVHINKQNLEDGLDLLRAARISGLPSVCTVHLTQTARYLRARGALLRDMVAAFELRKFKGAFAAVQDVRRKELSAFLGPDARTETIFNGVPLVDLDRQQAMRQAARAELGVADDQFLVVGLGRLVAQKNPFTFLEVARKLCRKHDHLRFVWIGDGELAGEWKAAVEREGLGQAIRCAGWKSEVRPYLAAADLFLHTAEYEGLPFALIEAMSMGLPSAVSATVAAELPFLHAGNAIFYDRDERLEHFIAHPQELGEIGKAGRVMVTQQFSDTAMAAGYERLYAGEAARCS; encoded by the coding sequence ATGAAGATACTCTTGGTGAGCAGCGGATCGGGTTCGCGCGGTGGCGGCGAGATCTTTCTCCTCTATCTCGGTCGTGCGCTGGCGGCCCGTGGCCATTCGATCATGACGTGGATGCCAACGCATCGCCGGATGGACGAGCTTGCGTCGCAATGCGCGGAGTTCTCGCAAGTGATCCGGGCGGACTACGTCAACACCTATGATCATCGGTCACGCTCGCTCGCGACGCTGTTCAATGCGAAGCAGACTAACGCGATCGCCAGGCAGTGGCGCGCGCTCGCGCCGGACGTCGTTCACATCAACAAGCAGAATTTGGAAGATGGGCTCGATCTGCTGCGCGCAGCGCGCATCAGCGGGTTGCCGTCCGTGTGCACCGTCCACCTCACCCAGACCGCGCGGTATCTGCGGGCGCGTGGTGCTCTGCTGCGCGACATGGTGGCCGCGTTCGAGTTGCGGAAGTTCAAGGGCGCATTCGCCGCCGTGCAGGACGTGCGCCGCAAGGAGCTGTCCGCCTTTCTCGGGCCTGACGCGAGGACGGAGACGATCTTCAACGGGGTGCCGCTGGTCGACCTCGACCGCCAGCAAGCAATGAGGCAGGCGGCGCGCGCGGAGCTTGGCGTCGCTGACGACCAGTTTCTCGTCGTCGGCCTTGGCCGCCTGGTCGCGCAGAAGAACCCGTTCACGTTCCTGGAGGTTGCGCGCAAGCTGTGCCGGAAGCACGACCATCTCCGCTTCGTCTGGATCGGAGACGGCGAGCTGGCCGGGGAATGGAAAGCGGCGGTCGAGCGCGAGGGCCTGGGGCAGGCGATCCGGTGCGCCGGCTGGAAGTCGGAGGTGCGGCCCTATCTGGCGGCAGCCGACCTCTTCCTGCATACCGCCGAGTACGAAGGGCTGCCATTTGCCCTGATCGAGGCCATGAGCATGGGGCTGCCCTCCGCGGTCTCCGCCACCGTCGCGGCGGAACTGCCGTTCCTGCACGCCGGCAATGCCATATTCTACGACCGTGACGAGCGCCTGGAGCATTTCATCGCCCATCCGCAGGAGCTTGGCGAGATCGGAAAAGCCGGGCGTGTTATGGTTACCCAGCAATTCTCGGACACCGCGATGGCGGCGGGTTATGAAAGGCTCTATGCCGGGGAAGCGGCGAGGTGTTCATGA
- a CDS encoding O-antigen polymerase, whose translation MTSAPITAGAVQAGQKNANAPTLILVAGLAVTWLALPSEDAESLFKTAAIGVGLALALSTAMEAVQGVRALIRTDNLMLWVLYGLTLLEFLFPQPDVNGVVSVEAATRGATIVLLGFFGLAVGRHLIPQQASSSAPLDLKPIYLFGLFIFAFVVGYLHIFLAVNFDPIEMIEQMSRPRFSQSWGRGKFGNAYSLLYELNLLIYLLPPIAGLMLARAERFSIVQKVIVFAVLALTFYYAFASGTRNVLGTYVISMFGAYALTKPDLKLSQVLKVGVPVAGLLLFASTLMLEFRSAGGVTAIASEERHYDTLYIDHNLVNISNLTNVFPDAVPYLGLEIPYQAIIKPIPRALWEGKPEGLSTSIEAALGINDGVTTLACTFVGEAYMAWGFLGVLIAGLAFGAAAGWWNRTGRQVDSSFSQVLYASGFLAAAMGMRSLLTMVPFMLPTLALWLMGRYWLPKSKSVQTE comes from the coding sequence ATGACGTCAGCACCGATCACGGCTGGGGCAGTGCAGGCCGGCCAAAAAAATGCAAATGCGCCGACGTTGATCCTGGTCGCCGGGCTCGCGGTGACCTGGCTCGCGCTGCCTTCGGAGGACGCGGAGTCGCTGTTCAAGACCGCGGCGATCGGCGTCGGACTTGCGCTCGCGCTGAGCACGGCGATGGAAGCGGTCCAGGGTGTGCGGGCTCTGATCCGCACCGACAATCTGATGCTCTGGGTGCTGTACGGGCTCACCCTGCTGGAGTTTCTTTTTCCGCAGCCTGACGTCAATGGCGTGGTGAGTGTCGAAGCCGCCACCCGCGGCGCCACGATTGTCCTGCTCGGCTTCTTCGGACTCGCCGTCGGCCGTCATCTTATCCCGCAACAGGCGAGTTCGAGTGCCCCGCTCGATCTGAAGCCAATCTACCTGTTTGGGCTGTTCATCTTCGCCTTTGTCGTTGGCTATTTGCATATCTTTCTCGCGGTCAATTTCGACCCGATCGAGATGATCGAGCAGATGTCGCGGCCGAGGTTTTCGCAATCGTGGGGCCGCGGCAAGTTTGGCAACGCCTATAGCTTGCTCTACGAGCTCAATTTGCTGATCTATCTGCTGCCGCCGATCGCGGGACTGATGCTCGCGCGCGCGGAACGATTCTCAATCGTGCAGAAGGTGATCGTATTTGCCGTGCTTGCACTTACGTTCTATTATGCATTCGCGTCGGGGACGAGAAACGTGCTCGGGACCTACGTCATCTCCATGTTCGGCGCGTATGCCCTGACCAAACCTGATCTGAAGCTTAGCCAGGTGTTGAAGGTTGGAGTACCGGTCGCTGGCCTGCTACTGTTCGCAAGCACGCTGATGCTCGAGTTTCGCTCTGCCGGCGGTGTGACTGCGATTGCCTCTGAGGAGCGTCACTACGATACGCTCTATATCGACCACAACCTTGTCAATATATCCAACCTGACCAATGTCTTCCCCGACGCAGTTCCGTATCTCGGCCTGGAGATTCCCTATCAAGCCATCATCAAGCCGATTCCCCGTGCGCTTTGGGAAGGAAAGCCGGAAGGCCTGAGCACCAGCATCGAGGCGGCGCTCGGCATAAATGATGGCGTGACGACGCTCGCCTGCACGTTTGTGGGCGAAGCCTACATGGCCTGGGGCTTTCTCGGCGTCCTCATCGCGGGCCTTGCGTTCGGCGCCGCTGCGGGATGGTGGAATCGGACAGGTCGTCAGGTCGACTCATCATTTTCCCAGGTCTTGTATGCCTCGGGTTTCCTTGCTGCGGCCATGGGGATGCGCAGCTTGCTGACCATGGTTCCCTTCATGCTGCCGACACTCGCGTTATGGCTCATGGGAAGATACTGGCTTCCAAAATCCAAAAGTGTTCAGACCGAATAG
- a CDS encoding glycosyltransferase codes for MPYNILHVIPYMHPSAGGPPVVVENFVKEANELGHRSRILSTPGYCRGDERELLKRLEQLAPTSFLSPRETLPGIGRARSGTIEAQVREADIVHVHTLWSPLNVSARQACARLGRPYVLMPHGMLDPYSLSVKALKKSIYLHIFEKHNIARAARIIYTTPEEERLAKLAGLPLPAGELVPLGANASTASKSQLQARFVAQFPQVAGKRILLFLGRLHPKKGLDRILGCLHSLRQTVPNLLLVVAGDGDAGYVDELRQRVRELSLDDNVLFAGRLDGDLKWASYAAAELFLLPSRQENFAITVAEAMQMGVPVIVTDKVNTWPYVEEAGAGLVVDEREVDAMLPRAVAEILGDDAARARMAAQGAAYARERLTWPRAIRELLACYDRVISESR; via the coding sequence ATGCCCTACAACATTCTCCATGTCATTCCCTACATGCATCCGAGCGCCGGCGGGCCGCCGGTCGTGGTCGAGAATTTCGTCAAGGAGGCGAACGAGCTGGGGCATCGGTCGCGCATCCTCTCGACGCCGGGCTACTGCAGGGGTGACGAGCGCGAGCTGCTGAAGCGGCTCGAGCAGCTTGCTCCTACGAGTTTCCTGAGCCCGCGCGAGACACTTCCTGGGATCGGACGGGCGCGATCGGGAACGATCGAGGCCCAAGTTCGCGAGGCCGATATCGTCCATGTGCATACGCTCTGGAGTCCGCTGAACGTCTCGGCCCGCCAGGCCTGCGCCCGGCTCGGCCGGCCTTACGTGCTCATGCCGCACGGAATGCTCGATCCCTATTCGCTATCGGTCAAGGCGCTGAAGAAATCGATCTATCTGCACATTTTCGAGAAGCACAATATCGCCCGTGCGGCTCGGATCATCTACACCACCCCCGAGGAGGAACGTCTGGCAAAGCTGGCGGGCTTGCCGCTGCCGGCAGGCGAGCTCGTTCCGCTCGGCGCCAATGCAAGCACGGCGTCGAAAAGCCAATTGCAGGCGCGGTTCGTGGCGCAGTTTCCTCAAGTGGCAGGAAAGCGGATCTTGCTGTTTTTGGGCAGGCTCCATCCGAAGAAGGGATTGGATCGTATCCTAGGCTGCCTTCATTCGCTTCGGCAGACGGTCCCGAACCTTCTACTCGTGGTCGCCGGCGATGGAGATGCCGGCTATGTCGACGAGCTCAGGCAGAGGGTGAGGGAGCTGTCGCTTGACGACAACGTGCTGTTCGCCGGCCGCCTCGATGGCGATTTGAAGTGGGCTTCCTACGCCGCGGCGGAGCTCTTCCTGCTGCCCTCGCGGCAGGAGAATTTCGCAATCACCGTCGCGGAGGCGATGCAGATGGGCGTGCCTGTTATCGTGACGGACAAGGTGAACACCTGGCCCTATGTGGAGGAGGCCGGAGCGGGCCTCGTCGTGGACGAGCGCGAGGTCGACGCAATGCTGCCGCGCGCGGTCGCGGAGATCCTGGGTGATGATGCGGCGCGCGCCAGGATGGCAGCACAGGGCGCCGCCTATGCGCGCGAGCGATTGACCTGGCCGAGGGCCATCCGCGAGCTGCTCGCTTGTTATGATCGGGTTATCTCGGAGAGCCGGTGA
- a CDS encoding WcaF family extracellular polysaccharide biosynthesis acetyltransferase, with product MRANRFQDLSRFTGTARGREAWRAQLWWLFQSLLVLPTPQFLFAWRRFALVLFGAKIGKRVLIRPGVRVTYPWNVTIGDHVWIGDNATLYSVAEISIGSHSVISQDAYLCAGTHDHRDITFPFRASPIRIADECWVAARGFVGPGVELGEGAVVAAGAVVTENVPAATIVAGVPAKKIGDRAASERG from the coding sequence GTGAGGGCGAACCGATTTCAGGATCTGTCCCGCTTTACCGGGACGGCACGTGGCCGCGAGGCCTGGCGCGCCCAGCTCTGGTGGCTGTTCCAGTCGCTTCTCGTGCTTCCGACGCCACAATTCCTGTTTGCCTGGCGGCGCTTCGCGCTGGTCCTGTTCGGCGCCAAGATCGGAAAGCGGGTTCTCATTCGTCCGGGGGTCAGGGTGACCTATCCCTGGAACGTGACGATCGGCGATCATGTCTGGATCGGCGACAACGCAACTCTCTATTCGGTGGCCGAGATATCGATCGGGTCGCATTCCGTGATCTCGCAGGACGCCTATCTCTGCGCCGGCACCCATGACCACCGCGACATCACGTTTCCATTCAGGGCCTCGCCGATCCGCATCGCAGACGAATGTTGGGTGGCGGCGCGTGGATTCGTCGGCCCCGGCGTCGAGTTGGGCGAAGGAGCCGTGGTTGCGGCCGGAGCCGTTGTGACAGAGAACGTGCCGGCCGCCACGATCGTCGCGGGCGTGCCGGCGAAGAAGATCGGAGATCGCGCGGCTTCGGAGCGGGGTTAG
- a CDS encoding acyltransferase family protein, with the protein MDSEKLSFVDALRGIAILMVICVHHGQNFRDFPTLQLVSGFGQMGVQLFFVASAYTLCRSMDSRPGEPSRNFYIRRYFRIAPLYYIGIALYVGVAYVQANFGGTNRLADYSAVNIASNVAFVHGLVPAANNSIVHGGWSIATEMLFYVAFPLLFLMYKRFQDWPKFPWLAIAAAVLVNCLVQLTIVYVLKRSGIANNSFLYYSILNQLPVFLIGMLLYFSKPRAASLAWDAILMVLFGVASFACLNWPGHIGAMLSPSLAGLSFALLFMMAKRIFRERGVIAKIGEVSYSMYIFHFVFAWWVTGFLIELCSRLAVPPSLVYLGSLSLAIGVTYWIAKFTKWGIEDRFIAVGRKIIRSMTLTEPAVASVAVPK; encoded by the coding sequence ATGGATTCCGAGAAGCTTTCATTTGTTGACGCATTGCGTGGAATTGCCATTCTCATGGTGATTTGCGTCCATCATGGTCAGAATTTTCGAGATTTTCCTACGCTTCAATTGGTCTCTGGCTTTGGTCAAATGGGAGTTCAACTCTTCTTCGTTGCTTCGGCATACACACTTTGCCGCTCGATGGATTCTCGGCCTGGTGAGCCCTCCAGGAATTTCTATATCCGCCGTTACTTCAGAATTGCTCCTTTGTACTATATTGGGATCGCGCTCTACGTTGGCGTCGCCTACGTGCAAGCGAATTTCGGCGGGACCAATCGCCTTGCTGATTACTCGGCGGTCAATATCGCCAGCAACGTTGCCTTCGTGCATGGGCTTGTTCCCGCCGCAAACAACAGCATTGTGCATGGTGGCTGGTCGATTGCGACCGAAATGCTCTTTTACGTAGCCTTTCCATTGCTTTTCTTGATGTACAAAAGATTCCAGGATTGGCCGAAGTTTCCCTGGCTCGCCATTGCTGCCGCCGTCTTGGTCAACTGTCTGGTGCAATTGACGATCGTTTACGTACTCAAGCGAAGCGGAATCGCGAACAATAGTTTTCTCTACTATTCGATCCTAAACCAGTTGCCCGTCTTCCTCATTGGCATGCTGCTCTATTTCTCGAAGCCGCGCGCTGCGTCGCTGGCTTGGGACGCGATTCTGATGGTGCTGTTTGGCGTCGCATCTTTTGCCTGCTTAAATTGGCCGGGCCACATCGGTGCGATGTTGTCGCCCTCATTGGCCGGCCTAAGCTTTGCTCTCTTGTTCATGATGGCCAAGCGCATCTTCAGAGAACGAGGAGTGATCGCAAAGATCGGGGAAGTTTCATATTCGATGTACATCTTCCACTTCGTGTTTGCGTGGTGGGTAACTGGATTTCTCATTGAGCTTTGCTCGCGCTTAGCAGTTCCTCCGTCTCTGGTTTATCTTGGTTCGCTATCGCTTGCGATCGGTGTGACCTATTGGATAGCCAAGTTCACGAAGTGGGGGATAGAAGATCGGTTTATCGCCGTCGGGCGCAAGATTATTCGGAGCATGACTTTGACTGAGCCAGCTGTCGCATCGGTAGCCGTTCCGAAATAA
- a CDS encoding glycosyltransferase family 4 protein, translated as MKILYVASYEVSDFKRGNGIDHFKLEALRSAGCNVHRACPILQASRPHLASRVVRKLTRILLPKDPVRARRKLLQEIGRAIEAHPYHAEADAIVCPNHFDISFYQGSLPVFFWTDATYQNLVSLSYSSTMVQSDERKHFEHYVQRRAIEKADGALWASHFAMNTAVAQYGADPAKQKVTGFGLNIPGEERSADIPTVLAAREQDFTQLIFIGFDYKRKGLDLAIEATVELNRMGIPAKLDTIGSHHPLPENAQGYVNILGPIDKLDAKQLVTFESALRKAHFFIFPTRGDVYCMPAIEAMSVGCVPVVSDVGGISEIVATGETGIVLPLSASASEYAQRIAAALRSKRYAEMASAGYRAYRERHRWGEIGKIAREFIEQRLAAV; from the coding sequence ATGAAGATACTGTACGTAGCCTCCTATGAAGTTTCAGATTTCAAGCGCGGAAACGGAATTGATCATTTTAAGCTCGAGGCACTGAGGAGCGCTGGTTGTAACGTTCATCGCGCTTGTCCAATTCTTCAGGCCTCGCGCCCTCATCTTGCATCACGCGTCGTGCGCAAACTGACGCGAATCCTGTTGCCGAAGGATCCTGTTCGGGCCCGAAGAAAGCTGCTGCAAGAGATCGGCAGAGCCATCGAGGCACATCCCTATCACGCAGAAGCCGACGCAATCGTTTGTCCGAATCATTTTGACATCAGCTTCTATCAGGGGAGCCTTCCTGTTTTCTTCTGGACGGACGCGACTTATCAGAATCTTGTGTCGCTTTCGTATAGTTCGACGATGGTCCAATCGGACGAACGGAAGCATTTCGAGCACTATGTTCAAAGGCGAGCGATCGAAAAAGCGGACGGGGCATTGTGGGCCTCTCATTTTGCCATGAACACCGCCGTTGCTCAGTATGGAGCGGATCCGGCGAAGCAGAAAGTTACGGGATTCGGATTGAACATTCCCGGAGAGGAGCGGAGCGCCGACATCCCGACCGTCCTTGCGGCGCGAGAGCAAGATTTCACCCAATTGATATTCATAGGCTTTGACTACAAGCGCAAAGGCCTGGACCTTGCCATAGAGGCAACCGTCGAATTGAACAGAATGGGAATTCCCGCCAAACTAGATACAATTGGAAGCCATCATCCGCTGCCTGAAAATGCGCAGGGTTATGTCAATATCCTCGGCCCGATCGACAAGCTTGATGCAAAACAGCTGGTCACGTTCGAAAGCGCCTTGCGCAAAGCCCATTTCTTTATCTTTCCGACGCGCGGCGATGTCTACTGTATGCCTGCGATCGAGGCTATGTCCGTCGGATGTGTGCCGGTCGTGAGCGATGTGGGCGGAATCTCGGAGATTGTTGCGACAGGCGAAACCGGAATCGTATTGCCGTTATCGGCTTCGGCTAGCGAGTATGCGCAGCGCATAGCAGCTGCGCTGCGATCGAAGAGATATGCTGAGATGGCCAGCGCTGGGTATCGCGCCTACCGGGAGCGCCACCGCTGGGGAGAGATTGGCAAGATCGCTCGGGAGTTCATTGAGCAGCGACTTGCCGCTGTCTAG
- a CDS encoding class I SAM-dependent methyltransferase gives MKNAISEIVRLPINWHPLGGFDQRTAEAIVRICADRDISESVETGAGKSTLLFSHLSRHHTVFALNEGDSLAMPLSSPLLRKEAVTVVEGPSQHTLPKHQFKRLQLALIDGPHAYPFPELEYYYIYPHLDPGAVLIIDDIDIPTINNMYQILRVDRMYREIATVGKAAFLERTELPLLDPISGWWALQDYNNKKRVVDRSISAYVRRAAHTLRRSTPAPIRKLVRTFVN, from the coding sequence ATGAAGAATGCCATTAGTGAAATCGTCAGGTTGCCGATCAACTGGCATCCGCTCGGTGGATTCGATCAACGTACCGCCGAAGCGATCGTACGAATTTGCGCCGATCGCGACATTTCTGAATCGGTTGAGACAGGCGCAGGTAAATCCACTCTTCTGTTCTCACATCTGTCGCGACATCATACCGTGTTTGCCCTCAATGAAGGCGATAGCTTGGCAATGCCCCTCAGCTCTCCGCTCCTCCGCAAAGAGGCGGTGACGGTGGTAGAGGGACCGAGTCAGCACACCTTGCCAAAGCATCAATTCAAGCGACTACAACTTGCCTTGATCGACGGGCCGCACGCTTATCCCTTTCCAGAATTGGAATATTACTACATCTACCCACACCTAGATCCTGGCGCAGTGCTCATTATTGATGATATTGACATCCCAACGATCAACAACATGTACCAAATTCTTCGGGTTGACCGAATGTATCGCGAAATTGCGACAGTCGGGAAGGCAGCCTTCTTGGAGAGAACGGAACTCCCTTTATTAGATCCCATTTCTGGATGGTGGGCTCTTCAAGACTACAATAATAAAAAGCGCGTTGTAGACCGCTCGATATCCGCCTATGTACGGCGAGCCGCGCACACCCTCAGACGTTCCACCCCTGCTCCCATCCGGAAGCTCGTTCGCACTTTCGTCAACTAG